The proteins below come from a single Garra rufa chromosome 25, GarRuf1.0, whole genome shotgun sequence genomic window:
- the tmem266 gene encoding transmembrane protein 266 isoform X2, with protein MSQPQSNWLKPCCGRRAALWQVCLLSAGFNCFLVACVILVVLLLTVELLIDTKLLQFNNAFQFACIIHWISLVILSVFFTETVFRIVVLGIWDYIENKVEVFDGAVIVLSLAPMVASTVANGPSSPWDAISLIITLRIWRVKRIIDAYVLQVKVEMELEIQQYEKTKAVREEQLERLTQICQEQAFEIRQLRAHLAQQDLDLAAEREAAMQIHHVWGKQSSTFQEIDGLGPAGSDNECRANTREPRPPPESVIQDDMNNYISQYYSEPSSDIGVPDPGARVITTAAIDVHLPTNPNQLPPSLVSADGPGSGQERTGRSVSEASSTTMSRSSCSFTARQHSISSHTLGSTTDCSSTVREASTSDYSGQRCCPPPYCSPLTLGTQVGVHEPSAVVKELLSSLSEDSCLAQKGRVDPVNLKLPSPAGSVKASPELEHRVNIYNKRNQESLGVFQTKPLIHLQGTEPSLEEKYRLMEPADTPLSHIPDT; from the exons GTCCAACTGGCTGAAGCCGTGCTGCGGGAGGAGAGCAGCGCTGTGGCAGGTGTGTTTGCTGAGTGCCGGCTTCAACTGTTTCCTGGTGGCCTGTGTCATCTTGGTGGTGCTCTTACTGACTGTGGAACTGCTCATTGATACCAAGCTCCTACAAT TTAATAATGCATTCCAGTTCGCCTGTATCATCCACTGGATCAGCCTGGTCATCCTGTCCGTGTTCTTCACTGAG ACTGTCTTTAGGATTGTGGTGCTCGGGATTTGGGATTATATAGAGAACAAAGTTGAG GTATTTGACGGTGCTGTGATTGTACTCTCTCTGGCCCCAATGGTGGCCTCAACGGTGGCTAACGGCCCCAGCAGCCCCTGGGACGCCATCAGCCTCATCATCACCCTCCGCATCTGGAGAGTCAAGAGAATCATTGACG CGTACGTGCTGCAGGTGAAGGTGGAGATGGAGCTGGAGATCCAGCAGTATGAGAAGACCAAAGCTGTGAGAGAGGAACAGCTGGAGAGACTCACACAGATCTGTCAGGAACAGGCC TTTGAGATCAGGCAATTGAGGGCTCACTTGGCGCAGCAGGATTTGGATCTGGCCGCTGAGCGCGAGGCCGCCATGCAGATCCACCACGTGTGGGGGAAACAGAGCAGCACTTTTCAGGAAATAGACGGCCTGGGACCCGCTGGATCTGACAATGAGTGCCGCGCCAATACCAGAGAGCCAAGACCTCCACCAG agagtgTGATTCAGGATGATATGAATAACTACATCAGTCAGTATTACAGTGAGCCAAGTAGCG ACATCGGGGTGCCCGACCCTGGTGCCCGTGTCATAACCACAGCAGCCATCGATGTCCACCTTCCTACCAACCCCAACCAGTTGCCACCTTCCCTCGTCAGTGCTGATGGCCCAGGCAGTGGCCAGGAGCGCACGGGCAGGTCTGTAAGTGAAGCATCCAGCACGACCATGTCCCGGTCCAGCTGCAGCTTCACAGCCCGGCAGCACAGCATCAGCAGCCACACGCTGGGCTCCACAACTGACTGCAGCTCTACCGTACGGGAGGCCTCCACCTCCGACTACAGCGGCCAGCGCTGCTGCCCTCCTCCATACTGCAGCCCTTTGACCCTCGGCACACAAGTGGGTGTTCATGAACCCAGCGCGGTGGTCAAAGAGCTGCTCTCTTCCCTGTCTGAGGACTCCTGCCTAGCGCAAAAAGGCAGGGTGGACCCGGTCAACCTTAAATTGCCCAGTCCGGCAGGGTCGGTAAAGGCCAGTCCGGAACTGGAGCACAGGGTGAACATATACAACAAGAGAAACCAGGAAAGTCTGGGCGTATTCCAGACCAAGCCACTAATTCACCTGCAGGGGACCGAGCCATCTCTGGAGGAGAAGTACAGGCTTATGGAGCCGGCAGATACTCCACTGAGCCATATACCGGACACATAG